Within the Agromyces atrinae genome, the region GCGTGAACATCGGCATCGCCGTCTCCTCACCGGCCGGTCTCGTCGTGCCCGTCGTGCAGGACGCCGACGAGAAGACCGCCTCGCAGGTCGCCATCGAGTCGAAGCGACTCGTCGGCCTCGCGCAGGAGAAGAAGCTCGGCCCGGGCGACATGTCGAACGGAACCTTCACCGTGAGCAACCTCGGCATGTTCGGCGTGGAGCAGTTCACGGCGATCATCAACCCGCCCGAGGCGGCGATCCTCGCCGTCGGTGCCGCCCGGGCCGAGCCGACGGTCGTCGCGGGCGAGATCGTCGTGCGGCATCGGCTGCGCTACACGATCTCGGCCGACCACCGCATCATCGACGGAGCCCTCGCGGCGCAGTTCCTCGCCACGCTGACGTCGCTCATCGAGAACCCGCTCACGATCATCGCGTGAGCGGTCGGGGCGGGCGCGGTCGTCGCGCTCGCCCTGTTCTCAGCCTCCGAACGGTGTCGCGCAGGTCTCTTGAGCGGCGTTCGTGCCCGGCACCTCGAGCGTCGGGGGTGCGGCCACGACGGGCGGCTCCTCCGTCACCGGTGCCTCGGGGTCGACCGGTTCGGTGGGCTCTTCGGGTTCGGCGGGCGGCGCCGGCTCCTCGGTGGGGGTCACGACGACTCCCGATCCCACGGGGCCGGCGAGCGTGAACGGCTGGTCCGAGAGCACGAGCGCGAGCAGTTCCTCGGTCTTCGCCTCATCGGGGATGACCTTGCCCGGGTTGTCGGGGTCGCCGACGACGGGCAGCTGCACGAAGACGACCTTCTCGAGGTCGATGTCCTTGAGCGTCAGCGCCATCGACGCCATCGTCGTGAGGTTCGCGAGCGTCGTCGAGAGCGTCATGTGGTCGGCCGCGACGCGGGCGATGCGGTAGAGCGTGAGCGGGTCGGAGAAGGTGGCGTCCGACTTCACCGTGCGGAGCAACGACGACAGGTACGACTGCTGCACCGAGATGCGCGCGAGGTCGCTGCCGTCGCCGACGCCGTGGCGGGTGCGCAGGAACGCGAGAGCCGTCTCGCCCTCGACGATGCTCGTACCCGCGGGAAGGTCGAGGTCGGCGAGCGGGTCGTTGATGGGTTCGACGAGGCACACGGGCACGCCGCCGACCGCGTCGGTGAGCGCGATGACGCCGTTGAACGAGACCGTTCCGGCGTAGCCGATCTCGGCGCCGGTGAGGCTCTCGACGGTGTCGACGACGCAGCTGAGGCCGCCGCGCGAGTAGGCGACGTTGAGCGGCTGGGCCGACATCGCGCTGAACGACTCGCCCGTCGCGGGGTCGGTGCACTCGGGGTGCGGGATGACGAGGTCGCGCGGAAGACTCACGGCGACGGCCGTCGAGTGGTCGGCCGCGACGTGGAGCCAGATGTTGACGTCGTTGAGGGTCGCGTCGCGGGCGCCGAACGCATCGCCCTGATCGGCGTCGTTGTCGGTTCCCACGATGAGCATGTCGAAGCCGCCCTCGAGGGCGCCGATGCTCGCGGGCGCGGGAGGGACGACACCGTCGCTCGTGATGTCGACGGCGTTCGACTGCACCGAGTTCCACGTGTCGAGGACGGCGTACCCGACGATGCCGACCGCGGCGACGAGCACCACCGAGAGCGAGATCGCGACGACCTTGAGAGCGTCGAGTGCACCGTTCTGTCGCGGCAACCGCCCGTGCCTCGTGGCTTCGTCGATTCCTCGTGAGCGCAGCCCCGGCACCGGCATCCCTTCCGCATCACGGCACGATGCCGTCGCCCGTCCAGCCCATCACACTTGGCTGAGATTTCGCGAGCCCGCGTTCGGGCCGCAACTCAGCGTTCGAGAATCGTTACCGAACGCGACGAGAGGCGCTCGACGAGGTCGGAGCGCACCGTCACTCCCGTGCCCGCACCCGCCGGAACGGCGAGCTGGCCGCGGTGCTCGCCCTCTCCGAGTTCGAACGGTGCGGTGAGGTCTTCGGCGAAGTAGCGGCGGGAGCCCGACGTGTCGCCCGGGAGCGTGAACCCGGGAAGGGCCGCGAGAGCGACGTTCGCCGCCCGGCCGATACCCGACTCGAGCATGCCGCCGCACCACACGGGCACATCGCGCTCGCGACACGCGTCGTGCACGGCGAGTGCCTCGAGGTATCCGCCCATGCGCCCTGCTTTGATGTTCACGACCGACGTCGCTCCGCGGTCGATCGCGTCGAGCGCCGTCGTCACGTCGAGGATCGACTCGTCGAGGCACACGGGCGTCGTACTCGCTGCGGCGAGCGCGACGTGCGACGCGATGTCCTCCTCGGCGAACGGCTGCTCGACGAGGAGCAGGCCGAACGCGTCGAGCTCGGCGAGGAGGGGGACGTCGGCGCGCGAGTACGCCGTATTCGCATCGACCTGCAGCAGCCCGCGCGGCCCGAGGAGCTCCCGCACCGCGGCGACGGGCAGCAGGTCCCACCCGGGCTTGATCTTGAGCTTGATGCGCCGGTACCCCTCGGCGACGTACCCCGCGACCTCGTCGAGCAGGTCGTCGATCGACGGTGCGATGCCGACCGAGACGCCGCAGTCGACCCACGAGCGCTCGGCGCCGAAGAAGGTGCCCATCGACGTGCCGCTCGCCCGCAGCTCGGCGTCGAGCACCGCAGCCTCGAGCGCGGCCTTCGCCATGCGGTGGCCGGCGATGCCGGCGAGCGCGGGGGCGACGGATGACGCCAGCGGGGCGATCTCACGATTGCGCGCCGCGCGGGCCGTCGTCGGCCGAGTCGCGGGTTGCCGTGCCGCGAACAGCGCGGGCGCAAGATAGCGCTCGATGACCGCAGCCGCGCCCTCGACGTACTCCGAGCTGTAGAACGGATCGCGACCGGCGACGCACTCGCCCCAGCCGTCGCCCGCGTCGGTGCGCACGTGCACGAGCAGCACGTCGCGCTCGGTCTCACGGCCGAACGACGTCTCGAAGGGTCGCACGAGGGGAAGCGCGACCCGGTGCAGCTCGATCGCCTCGAGACGCATCACGGCTCGCGATCGACGTCGTCGCGTGTGAACACGTACCGGCCCGACGCGTCGAACTCGGGGCGGAGTCCCGCGGCGCTCGTGCGTTCGAATACCGTGCGTGATGCGTCGCGGAGGCGCGTGGCCTCGCTCGCGTCATCCGCCCGCAGGGTCTCGAAGTCGGGGGCGAGCTCGAACGCTTCATCCGCCGCCCACTCGGGCAGCGCGTGCCGCGCGAGGGAGCGGGCCGTGCGCGGCGAGGCGAGCCGCCAGCGCACCTCGAAGCGATCGGTGCGGTCGCCGCCCGAGATCGCGTCGTCGAGCCGCCCGTAGAAGTCGGGCAGGAACCCGACGACGTCGGCGCCGAGCTTCACGAGGTTGAAGTGCGCGTTGCGGCGGATGAGCGGATCGAACGTCCAGCGCATCTCGGTGACGCCCTGCTCGAGGCAGAGCGCGCGCTGCAGGAGTTTGAGCGCGTAGCCGACTCCCCCGCTGCGCCGCCACGGCACGACCGCGTTCATGTGCGAGTGCAGGTGCACGCCCTCGTCCCAGCCGAGGAAGCCGAGGGTCGCGCCCACCGGGCCCGACTCGTCGAGCGCGATGAGCACCGTGTTGCCCGCGTAGTCCATCGCCTGCAGCATCGAACGGTCGGGGCTCCGGCCCGGACCCCACGTACGTTCGAAGAGCGCGACGACCGCGGGGAAGTCGGCCTCCGCGGCAGGGCGGATACGGATGCCCGCCGCCGACGCCGCCTCGTCGGCGAGACGGAACGCGTCGTCGACGGCTCGCTCGTCGCTCACGACGCCAGTCGGTCTTCGAGTCCCCACGCCTGCCCGTAGCCGCCCTCGGCCTCGGGGGCGCGCATGAGTTCGAGGAACGGTTCGGCGTCGAACGCCTCGGGCCCGAGCACGCCGCGGCCCGACCACGTGCCGCGGGCGAGCAGTTCGAGCGCGATGACGGGGTTCAGCGCCGTCTGCCACACGACGCACTGGCTCTCGTACTCGCGCATCGTCCACTCGTTATCGCTCACGTGGTAGAGGTACACCTCGCGCGGCTGCCCGTCGGTGCCCGTGCCGGTCACCCAGAGTCCGGCGCACGTCTTGCCCGTCATCCGCGGGCCGATCGTCGCCGGGTCGGGAAGGCCCGCCGCGACGACATCGCGCGGGGCGACCTCGACGGGGCCGTTCGCGCTGCGCACCCGCACGGGCGTCGTCGAGTCGAGGCCGAGCAGGTGCAGCACGCGGAGAACGTTGATGAACTCCTCGCCGAGGCCGTACTTGAAGGTCACGCGCTTCGCATCGACCCAGCGCGGCATGAGCAGCACCTCTTCGTGCTCGACATTGACGCACTCGACGGGGCCGATGCCCTCGGGGAAGTGGAACACCTCGGGCTCGGAGAACGGCGGCGTCGTGAACCAACCCGCGTCCTTCTCCCAGATCACGGGAGGGTTCAGGCACTCCTCGATCGTCGTCCAGATCGAGAACGACGGCGCGAAGATCTCGTTGCCCGCGTCATCCGTCACGACGAGGTTCGCACCGTCGCGCGTGCCGAGCTCGTCGATCTCGCTGAAGAGGTGGTCGGCGGCGTAGCGCGCGAAGACGTCGGAAAGCCCAGGCTCGACGCCCATGCCCACGAGCGCGAGGCGCCCCGCGGTCTCCCAGTCGCCGGCCTGCGCGAACTGGTCGTCGCCGAGCTTCACGCCCGTCTCGCTGTACGGGTCGGTCGCGTGCGGCTCCGACAGGCTCATCGCCATGTCGAGGTAGTCGGCCCCCGCGGCGAGCGCTCCCGCGAAGATCGACGGCACGAACTTCGGCTCGACGGCGTTCATGACGTGCGTCGCGCGGTGCTCACGGGCGACACGCGCGACGACCTCGGGATCGCTCGCATCGATCTGCGCCGTGTCGAACCTGGCCGCGACGTCGGGCCCGTGCTTCTCGGTGATCCAGTCGACGGTGCGATGCGCTCGCGCCTCGTCGTAGTCGCTCACGATGATCTGTTCGTAGAAGTCGCGGCGGGCGGCGATCTTCGCGATCGCGTCACCGACTCCGCCCGCACCGACGAGGAGGATTCTCATGACCTGACGCTACCGCGCGCCGCCGCCCAACTCCAGGGTTGCCCCGCACCCGTCATCCGTCTGCTCCTCCGGGTTCCTGCCCCTCCCTCGTCCCCCTCCTCCCGCATGCTCCGATCACGGATGCTGCGGATTCTCGTCGGGCCCGGCATGTCGGGCCCGACACGCCGACCGGGGCTTCGATCTGCAGCATCCGTGATCGGCCGCAGCAGTCGTCAGCCGGCCGGCGGGAGATGACGGATGTCTCGGAGAAGCCGGGCGTCCGCCACGGCACGGAGGATCGCGCTCTCCACGATCGGCCAGTCGGCGAGCACGTGCCGCGCGGTGACGCGGATGACGGGAAGACCGAACGCGAGCGAGCGGAGCGTACGGTCGTGGTCAGCGGCGAACGCATCGGCGCTCGCGTGATGTGCGAAGCCGTCGACCTCGTACGCGAGACACCCCTCGATGATTCCGTCGAACCGACCGCCGACGGGATGACGGAACTGCGGCCGCACCGAGAGGCCGAGCGCGGCGACACGGCGGAGGAAGATCGACTCGACACCCGACTCGGGGATGCCGATGAACGGATCGGTGGCGACGAGTCGCGCGACCGACGGCACCCGTCGAGCGACGGCGATGGCCTCGTCCCTCGCCATCACGCCCTCACGAATGATCGAGTCGAGAACAGCGAGAGCGTGTTCCGACGTCTGGCAGCGGAGCGCTTGGGCGAGTGCGATCGGTGCGGGCACGGCCCACGTCGGGTGCCCGAGCGGAATGCCACCCTCATGGCGATGCACCGTCGGCATCTCACCCGTCGAGAGCCGCACGCTCCGGTTGCGTCGAACATCCGCGCTGGCCCGCGGACCCCACACCGGCACCCGCACGCCGCCCGGCGCCGACGTCATCAGACGAGGATGCGCGGCCCTACTCACCGAGACATGGAGATCGCGGCCGATGCCCGACCACACCCCGTCACGGGCGAGTGCCGAGACGCAGCCGAGTGCGCCGCCTGCGAGGACAGCCTTCCACTGATCGACGTCAGCGCGCGGACTCGCGTACCAGCCCACACGGATGCGGATGAGCTCTCCGCGCTCGATCGCCGCGAGGATGGCGCGCCTACGCACACCTGCGTGCTGGAGCTGCCGCACATGCACCACTTCACCGGCTCGGCTGACGATCGAGGTGAGGTGCGACATCCGTCGACTCTTGCCGACGACCCGCCGAGCATCCCTGACCGGCGGCCGCTCTGTGGCATCCGGTGGTCTCCTGCTCTGCTCGGGAGGAGGAGACGCGCGGTCACGGATGCTGCAGAACGGTGCCCCGTCCGGCGTGTCGAGCTCGACACACCGGGAGGCCCGGCAATCCGCAGCATCCGTGTACAGGGGCGGGCGGAGTGGGGGTCGAGTCGGGGACGGGAAGAAGGGTGGGAAGAAGGGGTGGGTAACGGGCGGGGCTAGAGGCCGAGGCGGGCGAGGTAGGGGTTGACGAGGGTGCGCTGCGGGTCGAGGCGGTCGCGGAGCGCGGCGAAGTCGGCCCAGCGCGGGTAGAGGGCCGCGGGGTCGATGTTCGGGGAGAAGAGCTTGCCCCAGTGCGGGCGCGCGGTCGCGGGCAGCGCGGCCTCGAGCACCGGCAGCAGCGCTTCGACGGCGGGCTGGTCCTGCTTCCAGGTGAAGTGGAGGCCGACGGCATCCGTCTCGAACGCCGAACTCAGCCACAGCGCATCGCGACGGAGCGTGCGCACCTCGCTCACGAACAGCAGCGGCGCGATGCGATCGGCGAGTCCGCGCACGGCCTCGATCGCGGCGACGGCGTCGGCGCGGGGCACGAGGTACTCCGACTGCAGTTCCTCACCCGCCGACGGCAGGAAGCCGAGCTTGAAGTGCGGCAGGCGGTCGTACCAGGCTCCGGGCACGCCGCCCTGCGTCGTGCAGTTCTCGGCCGAGACTCCGGGCAGCGGATGACGCGGGCTCGTCGCCGCGCGGAACGGCACGTCGCTCGCGGGCTGGTCGACGCGCGCCTTGACCCACAGCTGGTCGATGACGTCGGTGTCCTGCCACGTCGTGAAGAGGCTCGTGCTGTATCCGAGCGACGTGACGGCGTCGAGGTCGGAGAGCA harbors:
- the menC gene encoding o-succinylbenzoate synthase is translated as MRLEAIELHRVALPLVRPFETSFGRETERDVLLVHVRTDAGDGWGECVAGRDPFYSSEYVEGAAAVIERYLAPALFAARQPATRPTTARAARNREIAPLASSVAPALAGIAGHRMAKAALEAAVLDAELRASGTSMGTFFGAERSWVDCGVSVGIAPSIDDLLDEVAGYVAEGYRRIKLKIKPGWDLLPVAAVRELLGPRGLLQVDANTAYSRADVPLLAELDAFGLLLVEQPFAEEDIASHVALAAASTTPVCLDESILDVTTALDAIDRGATSVVNIKAGRMGGYLEALAVHDACRERDVPVWCGGMLESGIGRAANVALAALPGFTLPGDTSGSRRYFAEDLTAPFELGEGEHRGQLAVPAGAGTGVTVRSDLVERLSSRSVTILER
- a CDS encoding endonuclease domain-containing protein, yielding MSHLTSIVSRAGEVVHVRQLQHAGVRRRAILAAIERGELIRIRVGWYASPRADVDQWKAVLAGGALGCVSALARDGVWSGIGRDLHVSVSRAAHPRLMTSAPGGVRVPVWGPRASADVRRNRSVRLSTGEMPTVHRHEGGIPLGHPTWAVPAPIALAQALRCQTSEHALAVLDSIIREGVMARDEAIAVARRVPSVARLVATDPFIGIPESGVESIFLRRVAALGLSVRPQFRHPVGGRFDGIIEGCLAYEVDGFAHHASADAFAADHDRTLRSLAFGLPVIRVTARHVLADWPIVESAILRAVADARLLRDIRHLPPAG
- a CDS encoding GNAT family N-acetyltransferase, with amino-acid sequence MSDERAVDDAFRLADEAASAAGIRIRPAAEADFPAVVALFERTWGPGRSPDRSMLQAMDYAGNTVLIALDESGPVGATLGFLGWDEGVHLHSHMNAVVPWRRSGGVGYALKLLQRALCLEQGVTEMRWTFDPLIRRNAHFNLVKLGADVVGFLPDFYGRLDDAISGGDRTDRFEVRWRLASPRTARSLARHALPEWAADEAFELAPDFETLRADDASEATRLRDASRTVFERTSAAGLRPEFDASGRYVFTRDDVDREP
- a CDS encoding LCP family protein — protein: MPRQNGALDALKVVAISLSVVLVAAVGIVGYAVLDTWNSVQSNAVDITSDGVVPPAPASIGALEGGFDMLIVGTDNDADQGDAFGARDATLNDVNIWLHVAADHSTAVAVSLPRDLVIPHPECTDPATGESFSAMSAQPLNVAYSRGGLSCVVDTVESLTGAEIGYAGTVSFNGVIALTDAVGGVPVCLVEPINDPLADLDLPAGTSIVEGETALAFLRTRHGVGDGSDLARISVQQSYLSSLLRTVKSDATFSDPLTLYRIARVAADHMTLSTTLANLTTMASMALTLKDIDLEKVVFVQLPVVGDPDNPGKVIPDEAKTEELLALVLSDQPFTLAGPVGSGVVVTPTEEPAPPAEPEEPTEPVDPEAPVTEEPPVVAAPPTLEVPGTNAAQETCATPFGG
- a CDS encoding saccharopine dehydrogenase family protein, producing the protein MRILLVGAGGVGDAIAKIAARRDFYEQIIVSDYDEARAHRTVDWITEKHGPDVAARFDTAQIDASDPEVVARVAREHRATHVMNAVEPKFVPSIFAGALAAGADYLDMAMSLSEPHATDPYSETGVKLGDDQFAQAGDWETAGRLALVGMGVEPGLSDVFARYAADHLFSEIDELGTRDGANLVVTDDAGNEIFAPSFSIWTTIEECLNPPVIWEKDAGWFTTPPFSEPEVFHFPEGIGPVECVNVEHEEVLLMPRWVDAKRVTFKYGLGEEFINVLRVLHLLGLDSTTPVRVRSANGPVEVAPRDVVAAGLPDPATIGPRMTGKTCAGLWVTGTGTDGQPREVYLYHVSDNEWTMREYESQCVVWQTALNPVIALELLARGTWSGRGVLGPEAFDAEPFLELMRAPEAEGGYGQAWGLEDRLAS
- a CDS encoding FAD-binding protein — encoded protein: MTQTNWAQNLEYRAATFESPGTVDELANLLAESTGPVRALGTRHCFNDIADTDGTLVSVASLPAVIEPDAERRVVRVAAGLRYGDIAPTLDEAGFALANLASLPHISVAGAVATGTHGSGDAVGSLASAVAALEFVTPAGELTRLERGDADFDGAVVSLGALGIVTTIELDIEPRFEVAQTVYESLPWNDVLSDLDAVTSLGYSTSLFTTWQDTDVIDQLWVKARVDQPASDVPFRAATSPRHPLPGVSAENCTTQGGVPGAWYDRLPHFKLGFLPSAGEELQSEYLVPRADAVAAIEAVRGLADRIAPLLFVSEVRTLRRDALWLSSAFETDAVGLHFTWKQDQPAVEALLPVLEAALPATARPHWGKLFSPNIDPAALYPRWADFAALRDRLDPQRTLVNPYLARLGL